The following DNA comes from Ascaphus truei isolate aAscTru1 chromosome 1, aAscTru1.hap1, whole genome shotgun sequence.
GCTAACTTGCAGGTACTGTAATTGGTGTAACTGTTCCCTTTCTGATGATCTAATGCAGTACTTCATGGTCCCTTTCCAAAAGCCCTCTTAATAGATCGAGTGACAGGAGCCAACTGTGTATTGCTGACACCTCTGGCACTCGGGGGCTTTACAAACCACACGTTGCGCATTAGCCATCTGATATGCTGTGTAGTTAGTAGAAAAAGGGTACATAAATGATGGTGATTAcatattttattttctgtttcttgTAATCTCTCTTTATAGATAAACattagatgtaaaaaaaaaaaattgctttggtttttattttatggacATGTAAAAcctacaattaaaaataaataaatgagacaAAAAAAGGCAAATATATTTATCTGTCAATTAAGTGTTAATTGTTTAATTCCTCTTCTGCTATTTTCTCCCCATGGTCATCAAAGAATAAAGACCTTATAATAAAGTATAGGGTAACATTGCACATATGTCAATCGAGCAAAATGAAAAAGAACAATCACTTGGTGGACctgatttaacaaaaaaaatagtttttataTTATTTCCCAAATGAAAGCATGTTTTTAATAGCTTTGAGGTGTTACAGTGATATGTTTGATCAGTATAATACTAGCAATCTCTGccaggcacacacacaatgaacctCTATTTCAGGGGTGGCCAATCTGTGGCTTGCGACGGCATGTGGAATGGCTCACCTGAAGAATATACATTTTCGAAATGATCACAATTATAATAActttaacaattaaaaacatcaaATAAATCAATTTTAATAATTCGATTTTGTTATTCCCCACATTTGTTTTGTGAGCAGACATTTTTGTCCAGTACAGGTTTGTATGAACAGGGTGCAGTCTGCAAACTGGTCACTAAAAGGCAAGTTCAGAAATCAACCTGTGACATTTTAATTTCagattcttcttcttttttttttttttttataaatattacaatgtttttatttttttacttttggatTTGTTTAGGTTTAGCCATTTATTGGCACacctggggaaaaaaaaaaacctgctctaTTTTCTTCATGAATTTCCCCCTCTCCTACAACTGGGTGGTTCCTATTGCCTGAATGCTCTGTCATTCTCCCAAACCTCGAATTAATGACTGGCTTCCAGAGATAATCACTTGGTTATCTTTAGGGTTTTTGAGGTAATGACGGTGGCAAAGAAGCTGTAAGACGGTCAGAGAGAGGAGCGTTATGAACACAACTCCCATGGACTGCAAACGTTGCAGGCGTCACATGATGCAAACAGGCTGTCGGGAGGCATTTGAAATCCTTTGTTGACGACATAAAAACATGCAATGCATGTGATTGCAGACGTAATGTTTTATATCCATgacctttctctctttttttttttgcttgatcATAATTTCATGAATGTTTTGCGTAAAGAAGAATGTAATGAGAAGAGTTCTTTCTTTTACAGAAAAATACGCTGTAAAAACAGCAGTTGTGAGCCAAAGCTTTGAAAATATATTACCATGTGTTGCATAATTTGAATAGAAATTCTTTTCAatccaattttaataaaaaacgaTGATCTAAAATCATATGCAACgccgtatttttttatttttttttaaatatagaacCGTGATCCATAAAAACAATGACAAAGTGCCATTATGTACTGTAGCCCTCATCTGAAGTGCAAGTAAGTAGGGTAAACAATACCTACATATCCACTGAAAGGGGTAAGAGCAGTGTAATATGCAATGATAATAATCAATGATACATACTGATCATGAGGGAGCAAGATGCTCCATGATGACTGGTGACCAGGGCCGAATGCTGGAATCACAGCAACATCGCAATGAAGCCTCGTACATTACGTCAGTAGATATCATATTGGTGAAATGTGTTTCGTTCATAGATTTTTgtttcatgtattttttttatttttttttatttctgtcattctctttttgttttattttttggacATTACAATGTTTTCTTATAATAATGCAAATGAAATGTAAATAATGTGCGTGTTTTCACAGAAATTGGTGGTGTTGCCAAGTCTTATATTGACCAAGGTCAGCTTGTTCCAGATGATGTCATCACCCAGCTCATACTACAAGAGATCGGCGGCATGAGACAAAACTACTGGCTGCTGGATGGTAAGTGCTTGTTATCCATGAGAGGAGCTTGTGTGATGTATTCCCAGCGCCACTGCACCGATAGGGTCAACAGTATAATTTACTCTGTCACTTTAATCCATTGTGCTGGAGAACCAATGCCGGTGTCCTCACTAGGATAAGGGATACCgattattattaaatattactTATAAAAGATTTGCAGGTGCTGAAATAGAGAAACTTCTGCCATCTCACATGCAACTTGATCAAAGTGATTAGAGACTATACAAACCTCCCCCACACATTGCAAATACGTTGATTAATTTTTAACAGACTGTATTCGATCTCCATCACCATTGTGACAGTATATTGCCTACTGGTAGCTTGAATTAGAATGGGTAGGGTTGTCCTTTATAAATATAAGATACAGCAAGGTTAATTAGAATGCCATTTCTTGAAtatcttctttttgtttttatagaaGTGGTCAAATATGGGAATATATATAAGATTACCCTCCCAAATAGTTTTTATACATTCATAAAATGTATATCTAAAAATGAAAAGTTCATTTTTGGTTAAGATTGGAATAGTGTAAAGCACAATGCAAATcaagtttatttgttttttatttattctaaAATAGGTTTTCCGCGGACGGTCCCCCAGGCAGAAGCTCTGGATAAAGCTCATAAAATAGACTCTGTGATTGACCTGAATGTGCCATTTCAAACTATTAGGGAGCGCCTCACTGCACGATGGATTCACCCCGGCAGTGGCAGGGTGTACAACACCGAATTCAACCCACCCAAAGTTCTGGTAATGTCTGATTTATAGGTTAAACCCCCAAAAAACTCATCCACATCACCACCCAGTTGTCACTCTTGCAAGGCTCTCCACACAACCCATGAGTGCCATCCCAACTAGTTTTGCGGCCCTTGCCAAGGTTAAAGGAAACCCGCCACGCACCTAATCTCTCACACTGTAGAATTAACgtctagagcagtgattcccaaccgtgGAATCCTGGgactccttgaagcagtctcaggggttcctcctatggaccacagacccccccccccaggggtgggattttttggtatgtattttgtagggtggatagagagagtggaGTAaatgacggaaggtaggggcgagtgagagaaagaggagggagtaagagtgagacgcaggggataaatacatgcgaggcgggaggggggaaagttagtgagatggatgggagagaaatacatgggtaaagggtgggaaatagaggtggctcgtgaggtgtgaaatgttgtgactgacccctgtcgaacctaatatgtgtcagccagataggggttccccgagatttttcaaaatacttcaagggttcctccaaacaaaaaaggttggaaatcactggtcTAGAGAGCAAATGTAATTGTTGTTCATTGCGTATTCTAAAATTTTGTGCACCCTCTTTGGAGTCTTGAGTTGTGGGAGGGTGTACTGTGCTTGAATGCACATACTTGTGTCACAAGATGTTAAACCGTCATTCGCTTTTGATAttgtggggtttttatttcattattaataggggattgatgacgtcactggagagCCTCTTAGTCAACGTGAAGATGACAAGCCAGAAACCGTAATCAAGAGACTAAAGGCCTATGAGGCTCTTACCAAGCCGGTCCTGGAATACTATCAGTGAGtagtacattttatatttttagaATCCTTGTGACATTTAAAGAAAGTCCCATGTAGCTGGTCAAAAATGTTTTAAACCACTTTTCAATGTAATTGCTT
Coding sequences within:
- the AK3 gene encoding GTP:AMP phosphotransferase AK3, mitochondrial — protein: MGARMLFRAVIMGPPGSGKGTISNRIIKHFALKHLSSGDLLRLNIQGETEIGGVAKSYIDQGQLVPDDVITQLILQEIGGMRQNYWLLDGFPRTVPQAEALDKAHKIDSVIDLNVPFQTIRERLTARWIHPGSGRVYNTEFNPPKVLGIDDVTGEPLSQREDDKPETVIKRLKAYEALTKPVLEYYQNKGVLKTFSGTETNQIWPHVHAFLCTKLPDVSQEETAGLR